From Pseudomonas sp. StFLB209, a single genomic window includes:
- a CDS encoding amino acid ABC transporter permease: MPTIAKPFDLQEQDRVARASAPHRTTPSIALQIVPARHPWRWVGSLFAAVVLLGIGHSLVSNPRWEWGVFAEWFFAPSVLRGLGQTLLLTLLSTLFSIVLGTGLALARLSKSPLLATLAWGYIWFFRSMPALLVLIILYNFAYLYERIVLGVPLTDLVLAEWSTVDVLSQFTVAVLGLSMMQAAYTAEIIRGGILGVDQGQHEAAAALGLPAHRRIFRIILPQALRSILPSGFNEIIGLVKGTSIVYVLALPELFYTVQVIYNRTQAVIPLLMVATVWYLIITTLLTIAQYYIERYFARGTSRVLPPTPLQRLINWVEVRRHG, from the coding sequence ATGCCTACCATCGCCAAACCCTTTGATCTGCAAGAACAGGACAGGGTTGCCCGGGCCTCTGCGCCCCACCGCACCACGCCGTCCATCGCGTTGCAGATTGTCCCGGCGCGTCATCCCTGGCGCTGGGTCGGCAGCCTGTTTGCCGCCGTGGTGCTGCTCGGCATCGGCCATTCACTGGTCAGCAACCCGCGTTGGGAGTGGGGGGTGTTTGCCGAGTGGTTCTTTGCCCCGTCGGTGCTGCGCGGCCTCGGCCAGACCCTGCTGCTGACCCTGCTGAGCACGCTGTTCAGCATTGTGCTCGGCACTGGCCTTGCGTTGGCGCGGCTGTCGAAGTCGCCGCTGCTGGCGACTCTGGCCTGGGGGTACATCTGGTTCTTCCGGTCAATGCCGGCGCTGCTGGTGCTGATCATCCTCTACAACTTTGCCTATCTGTATGAGCGCATCGTGCTCGGCGTGCCGTTGACCGACCTGGTGCTGGCCGAGTGGTCGACGGTGGACGTGCTCAGCCAGTTCACCGTGGCGGTGCTGGGCCTGTCGATGATGCAGGCGGCCTACACCGCCGAGATCATTCGCGGCGGCATTCTTGGTGTCGATCAGGGCCAGCATGAAGCAGCCGCAGCGCTGGGCCTGCCCGCCCACCGGCGGATCTTTCGGATTATCCTGCCGCAAGCCCTGCGCTCGATCCTGCCGTCCGGGTTCAACGAGATCATCGGCCTGGTCAAGGGCACCTCGATTGTCTACGTGCTGGCCTTGCCCGAGCTGTTCTACACCGTGCAGGTCATCTACAACCGCACCCAGGCAGTGATTCCGCTGCTGATGGTGGCCACGGTCTGGTACCTGATCATCACCACGCTGCTGACCATCGCGCAGTATTACATCGAGCGTTACTTCGCCCGTGGCACCAGCCGGGTGCTGCCGCCCACGCCGTTGCAGCGGCTGATCAACTGGGTCGAGGTGCGCCGCCATGGCTGA
- a CDS encoding tripartite tricarboxylate transporter TctB family protein, whose translation MSNTTDTPLVTTRRVEIGLALFTAALGSIVMYGAIDIGIGWGDAGPQAGYFPFYIGLLMTAASLGNLILALLRSPAMSAGFVGRQAFGQVLAVFVPITLYVIAMPFAGIYLASAVFIAWFMWRDRQRSKPYGIVLIATIACGAALASYLIFALWFKVPLDSGLLGDLLTLAGGKPQ comes from the coding sequence ATGTCCAACACCACCGACACGCCGCTGGTGACCACCCGCCGGGTGGAAATCGGCCTGGCATTGTTTACCGCCGCACTTGGCAGCATCGTCATGTATGGCGCCATTGATATCGGTATCGGCTGGGGCGATGCCGGCCCCCAGGCCGGTTACTTCCCCTTCTACATCGGTCTGCTGATGACCGCCGCCAGTCTCGGCAACCTGATTCTGGCGCTGCTGCGCAGCCCGGCGATGAGCGCCGGGTTCGTCGGCCGCCAGGCCTTTGGCCAGGTGCTGGCGGTATTCGTGCCGATTACCCTGTATGTAATCGCCATGCCGTTTGCCGGTATCTACCTGGCCTCGGCGGTGTTCATCGCCTGGTTCATGTGGCGCGACCGCCAGCGCAGCAAGCCTTACGGCATCGTCCTGATCGCTACCATAGCCTGCGGCGCGGCATTGGCCAGCTATCTGATCTTCGCCCTGTGGTTCAAAGTGCCGCTGGACAGCGGCCTGCTGGGTGATCTGCTGACCCTGGCCGGAGGAAAGCCGCA
- a CDS encoding amino acid ABC transporter ATP-binding protein: MAEASGHIRIHNVGKSYGAQQVLKDIDLDIEAGKVTVILGPSGSGKSTLLRTINHLEKIDSGHITIDGEYVGYRRKGDQLFELKEREILKRRAEVGFVFQNFNLFPHLSAWQNIAEAPLAHGRWSKAQARDRAVELLARVGLAERAEAYPRQLSGGQQQRVAIARALALDPKVLLFDEPTSALDPELVGEVLEVIKNLASLGTTLVVVTHEIGFAREVADHVVFLCDGQLVEQGPPQQIFHNPRHPRTAAFFGKVL, from the coding sequence ATGGCTGAAGCGAGCGGGCATATCCGCATCCACAACGTCGGCAAGTCCTACGGCGCCCAGCAGGTGCTCAAGGACATTGATCTGGACATCGAGGCGGGCAAGGTCACGGTGATTCTCGGACCGTCCGGTTCGGGCAAATCAACCCTGCTGCGCACCATCAACCATCTGGAAAAGATCGACAGCGGGCACATCACCATCGACGGTGAGTACGTCGGTTACCGGCGCAAGGGCGACCAGCTGTTCGAACTCAAAGAGCGCGAGATTCTCAAGCGCCGTGCCGAAGTCGGCTTCGTGTTCCAGAACTTCAACCTGTTCCCGCACCTTAGCGCCTGGCAAAACATCGCCGAGGCGCCGCTGGCCCATGGTCGCTGGAGCAAGGCCCAGGCCCGCGACAGGGCGGTGGAGCTACTGGCCCGGGTTGGTCTGGCCGAACGCGCCGAGGCCTACCCACGGCAACTGTCCGGCGGACAGCAGCAACGGGTGGCCATCGCCCGGGCGCTGGCCCTCGACCCCAAGGTGCTGCTGTTCGATGAGCCGACCTCGGCGCTGGACCCGGAGCTGGTCGGCGAGGTGCTGGAGGTGATCAAAAACCTCGCCAGCCTCGGCACAACGCTGGTGGTGGTGACCCACGAGATCGGTTTCGCCCGTGAGGTGGCCGACCATGTGGTGTTCCTCTGCGACGGACAACTGGTCGAGCAAGGCCCGCCGCAGCAGATCTTCCACAATCCGCGCCACCCACGCACCGCCGCCTTTTTCGGCAAGGTTTTATGA
- a CDS encoding L-rhamnonate dehydratase, producing the protein MKIKSIRTRVFEWKGKVVPPQAHFCTNASDILFERGDAMGSFRFHGWLVVEVETDNGIVGIGNCALAPRVAKQIIDTYLAPIAIGEDPFDNEYIWQKMYRQSHAWGRKGIGMAAISAIDIAIWDIMGKAVGKPVFKLLGGRTKEKIWTYASKLYANDNLDLFLEEAQGYLNQGFTALKMRFGYGPKDGPAGMRRNIEQVRALRELAGPDVDIMLECYMGWTLEYARRMLPKLAEFEPRWLEEPVIADDLEGYIELKKMGIMPISGGEHEFTSYGFKDLLERRAVDVIQYDTNRVGGITAARKINAMAEAWSVPVIPHAGQMHNYHLTMSTTASPMSEFFPVFDVEVGNELFYYVFKGEPAPVDGYIQLDDNKPGLGLEISTEYLSEFNIIE; encoded by the coding sequence ATGAAAATAAAATCCATCCGCACCCGCGTTTTCGAATGGAAGGGCAAGGTCGTACCGCCCCAGGCACATTTCTGCACCAACGCCAGCGACATTCTTTTCGAGCGTGGCGATGCCATGGGCTCGTTCCGGTTCCACGGTTGGCTGGTGGTGGAAGTGGAGACTGACAACGGCATCGTCGGCATCGGTAACTGTGCCTTGGCGCCGCGGGTCGCCAAGCAAATCATCGACACCTATCTGGCCCCGATTGCGATTGGCGAAGACCCGTTCGACAACGAATACATCTGGCAGAAGATGTACCGGCAGAGCCATGCCTGGGGGCGTAAAGGCATCGGCATGGCGGCGATTTCGGCAATCGATATCGCCATCTGGGACATCATGGGCAAGGCGGTCGGCAAGCCGGTGTTCAAGCTGCTCGGCGGCCGCACCAAGGAAAAGATCTGGACCTACGCATCCAAGCTGTATGCCAACGACAACCTCGACCTGTTCCTCGAAGAAGCCCAAGGCTACCTGAATCAGGGTTTCACTGCCTTGAAGATGCGTTTCGGTTACGGCCCCAAAGACGGCCCGGCCGGCATGCGCCGCAACATCGAGCAGGTGCGTGCCCTGCGTGAGCTGGCAGGTCCGGATGTCGACATCATGCTTGAGTGCTACATGGGCTGGACCCTGGAATACGCCCGGCGCATGTTGCCGAAGCTGGCCGAGTTCGAGCCGCGCTGGCTGGAAGAGCCGGTGATCGCTGATGACCTGGAAGGCTACATCGAGCTGAAGAAGATGGGCATCATGCCAATCTCCGGCGGTGAGCACGAGTTTACCTCCTATGGCTTCAAGGACCTGCTCGAACGCCGGGCCGTCGACGTGATCCAGTACGACACCAACCGGGTCGGAGGCATCACCGCTGCACGCAAGATCAACGCGATGGCCGAAGCCTGGTCGGTGCCGGTCATCCCGCATGCCGGGCAGATGCACAACTATCACCTGACCATGTCCACCACCGCCTCGCCAATGTCCGAGTTCTTCCCGGTGTTTGACGTTGAGGTGGGTAACGAACTGTTCTATTACGTGTTCAAGGGCGAACCGGCGCCGGTCGATGGCTACATTCAACTCGATGACAACAAACCGGGCCTTGGTCTGGAAATATCGACCGAGTACTTGAGCGAGTTCAACATCATCGAGTGA
- a CDS encoding MFS transporter, whose amino-acid sequence MAQAHPVARQVRASSDQVLAASPSRVRWRIFAIIFALTVINLVDRVSLSIAMPIIAKEFTLSPSMQGLILSSFFWAYALLQIPGGWLIDRYGPRRVIGWSTGLWGTFQTLAAFATGGLSLMFARVALGAAEAPLFPAGGKLNSLWLGSGERSRGAVLMDCGGPLGVALGGLLIAYMIAVLDSWRIAFFIAGIATLAMGWLAWHYLRDDPAAHPGVNEAELASINEGRSVPMAEAAQQAVKGLGIAARSLTGIMLGRASWAMVFFGLLTWGPSYLAQARGFDIKGIGAATFVIFLCGAAGSLTGGFLCDLLIRKGMRRGLAAKGLLTFSGLIALCAFLLLPGLGDPYQAVGLLSLTAFFLMWGSLYWSFPGLLASPARVGLIGGVMNLAGSLGGIAVPILVGLLLQHAGGYSAVLGFFAVCSGLFIAGTLLISLDQAEVAHG is encoded by the coding sequence ATGGCTCAGGCTCACCCTGTCGCCCGACAAGTGCGCGCCTCCTCGGACCAGGTTCTGGCTGCCAGTCCCAGTCGAGTGCGCTGGCGCATTTTCGCAATCATCTTCGCGCTCACGGTTATCAATCTGGTCGATCGGGTATCGCTGTCGATCGCCATGCCGATCATCGCCAAGGAGTTCACCCTCAGCCCGAGCATGCAAGGGCTGATTCTCAGCAGCTTCTTCTGGGCCTACGCGTTGCTGCAGATTCCCGGCGGTTGGCTGATCGACCGCTACGGCCCGCGTCGGGTCATCGGTTGGTCAACCGGGCTGTGGGGGACTTTCCAGACGCTGGCCGCATTTGCCACCGGTGGGCTCTCGCTGATGTTCGCGCGGGTCGCTCTGGGCGCTGCCGAGGCACCGTTGTTTCCGGCAGGCGGCAAGCTCAACTCGTTGTGGCTGGGCTCTGGCGAGCGCAGTCGCGGTGCGGTGCTGATGGACTGCGGCGGGCCGTTGGGCGTGGCGCTGGGTGGCTTGTTGATCGCCTACATGATTGCCGTGCTCGACTCCTGGCGGATCGCGTTCTTCATCGCCGGTATCGCCACCCTGGCGATGGGCTGGCTGGCCTGGCATTACCTGCGTGACGATCCGGCGGCGCATCCAGGTGTCAATGAGGCTGAGCTGGCGTCGATCAATGAGGGGCGCAGCGTGCCGATGGCCGAGGCCGCGCAGCAGGCCGTGAAGGGCCTGGGCATCGCCGCCCGCTCGTTGACCGGCATCATGCTTGGCCGGGCCAGTTGGGCCATGGTGTTCTTCGGTCTGCTGACCTGGGGGCCAAGCTATCTGGCGCAGGCGCGTGGCTTCGACATAAAGGGCATTGGCGCGGCGACGTTCGTGATCTTTCTGTGTGGCGCCGCCGGCTCGCTGACCGGTGGCTTTCTCTGTGATCTGCTGATCCGCAAAGGCATGCGCCGGGGGCTGGCCGCCAAAGGGCTGCTGACGTTTTCCGGGCTGATCGCGCTGTGCGCCTTCTTGCTGCTGCCCGGCCTTGGCGACCCCTACCAAGCGGTCGGGCTACTTTCGCTGACGGCATTCTTCCTGATGTGGGGCAGTTTGTACTGGAGTTTTCCAGGCCTGCTGGCATCGCCGGCAAGGGTGGGCCTGATCGGTGGCGTGATGAATCTGGCGGGTAGTCTGGGCGGTATCGCGGTGCCGATCCTGGTCGGCCTGCTGTTGCAACATGCTGGCGGCTACAGCGCGGTATTGGGCTTCTTCGCCGTGTGCTCGGGGCTTTTTATCGCCGGCACGCTGTTGATTTCTCTGGACCAGGCCGAGGTGGCCCATGGCTGA
- a CDS encoding amidohydrolase family protein codes for MADLYDGPITDAHHHFWDPQRNYHPWLSGKQNIPFRYGDYSAIKRRYFPDDYLADAGEHQVVATVYVETEWDARDPIGETRFIHQVAAQYGAPNAVVAQAWLDAPDAAEVLAAQAGFERVRSVRHKPGGPAAPDHVGQQRTLMSDEQWRRGYAELARHGLHFDLQSPWWSLHEAIELARDFPQTQLILNHAGLPSDRSEQGLAGWHAAMARLADCANVAVKVSGIGLPGKRWCVEDNAWIVRETIAMFGAARVMFASNFPVDSLCGSFDDIYGGFKRIVADLPRQQQEQLFHTNARRLYRTVPDVIRLADVSADLRTIA; via the coding sequence ATGGCTGATCTGTATGACGGGCCGATCACTGATGCCCACCATCATTTCTGGGACCCACAGCGCAATTACCATCCGTGGTTGTCGGGCAAGCAAAACATCCCGTTCCGTTACGGTGACTACAGCGCGATCAAGCGTCGTTACTTTCCGGATGATTACCTGGCCGATGCCGGTGAGCATCAGGTGGTGGCCACTGTGTATGTGGAGACCGAGTGGGATGCCCGCGACCCGATTGGTGAGACGCGCTTCATTCATCAGGTCGCCGCGCAGTATGGCGCGCCCAATGCGGTGGTCGCCCAGGCCTGGCTGGACGCCCCGGATGCTGCTGAGGTGCTGGCCGCCCAGGCAGGTTTTGAGCGAGTACGCAGCGTACGCCACAAGCCAGGGGGGCCGGCTGCGCCGGATCACGTCGGTCAGCAGCGGACGTTGATGAGTGATGAGCAATGGCGCCGCGGCTATGCCGAGCTGGCGCGCCATGGCCTGCACTTCGACCTGCAAAGCCCGTGGTGGAGCCTGCATGAGGCAATCGAGCTGGCCCGCGACTTTCCACAAACCCAACTGATCCTCAACCACGCCGGGCTGCCGTCGGATCGCAGCGAGCAGGGGCTGGCAGGCTGGCATGCCGCTATGGCGCGTCTGGCCGACTGCGCAAACGTCGCGGTGAAGGTCTCTGGCATCGGCCTGCCCGGCAAGCGCTGGTGCGTTGAAGACAACGCCTGGATCGTGCGCGAAACCATCGCCATGTTCGGCGCCGCGCGGGTGATGTTCGCCAGCAATTTTCCGGTCGACAGCCTGTGTGGCTCGTTCGACGACATCTACGGCGGCTTCAAACGCATCGTCGCCGACCTGCCGCGCCAGCAGCAGGAGCAGCTATTTCACACCAATGCGCGGCGCCTTTATCGCACCGTGCCGGATGTCATCCGCCTTGCGGACGTCTCTGCCGACCTGAGGACCATTGCATGA
- a CDS encoding Bug family tripartite tricarboxylate transporter substrate binding protein, producing MRIVRSRHIPALLSACCLLCSAPLSALADWKPQKNVEIVVAGGPGGGTDQLGRVIQSAITQHKLLDVNTVVLNKGGGNGAEAFLEMKLANRDAHKLVIGTNNIYLLPLVAKLGYQWTDLTPVAAVAEDDFILWTYQDSPWKDAAAFKAALAQDPAKMRIGGSQSKDVDQTLTLLLGQQTNTRLTYIPFKSGSEASTQLAGKHIAANFNNPAESVSQWRGGQVVPLCVFSQQRMSYTQKVTDTQSWADVPTCKEQGLGIDQYRFPRTVFLPGGVSDEQREFYVELLRKVSQTPEFKTYVERSALAPTFLAGQQLVSYIEKDRERVIPVFKQAGWLRE from the coding sequence ATGCGCATCGTTCGCTCGCGTCACATTCCCGCCCTGCTCAGCGCCTGCTGCCTGCTTTGCAGCGCTCCGCTCAGTGCCCTGGCCGACTGGAAACCGCAGAAAAACGTAGAGATCGTTGTGGCCGGCGGCCCCGGCGGCGGCACCGATCAACTGGGCCGGGTGATCCAGTCGGCGATTACTCAGCACAAGCTGCTCGACGTCAATACTGTGGTGCTCAACAAGGGCGGCGGCAACGGTGCCGAAGCCTTTCTGGAGATGAAGCTGGCCAACCGCGACGCCCACAAGCTGGTGATCGGCACCAATAACATCTACTTGCTGCCACTGGTCGCCAAGCTGGGCTACCAATGGACCGACCTGACCCCGGTAGCCGCCGTCGCGGAAGATGACTTCATCCTCTGGACCTATCAGGACTCACCGTGGAAGGACGCCGCCGCGTTCAAGGCCGCCCTTGCCCAGGATCCGGCAAAGATGCGAATCGGCGGCAGTCAGTCCAAGGATGTCGACCAGACCCTGACCCTGCTGCTCGGTCAGCAGACCAACACCCGGCTCACCTACATACCGTTCAAGAGCGGCAGCGAAGCGTCCACCCAGTTGGCCGGCAAGCACATCGCAGCCAACTTCAACAACCCGGCCGAAAGCGTCAGCCAGTGGCGCGGCGGCCAGGTGGTACCACTGTGCGTGTTCAGCCAGCAACGCATGAGCTACACCCAGAAAGTCACCGACACGCAGTCCTGGGCCGACGTACCCACCTGCAAGGAACAGGGCCTGGGCATCGACCAGTACCGCTTCCCGCGTACGGTGTTCCTGCCTGGCGGGGTCAGCGACGAGCAGCGCGAGTTCTATGTCGAATTGCTGCGCAAGGTCAGCCAGACCCCGGAATTCAAAACCTACGTCGAGCGCTCGGCGCTGGCCCCGACCTTCCTCGCCGGCCAGCAACTGGTCAGCTACATCGAGAAGGATCGCGAGCGCGTCATCCCCGTGTTCAAGCAGGCCGGCTGGCTGCGCGAGTAA
- a CDS encoding TonB-dependent receptor plug domain-containing protein, translating into MEQVIQGNGKQGWRRSVVFNPLYLAVSSVLLAGNVQAQEVPVRQTDALSTVVVTGNRGTEQRTVTSSPVPIDVVSARQLQATGKPGLMEALSATIPSLTLPEKTGWDGAGMSRAPNLRGLPASQVLVLVNGKRRHTSATLNINGINIGAAPADLDLIPISAIDHVEVLRDGAAAQYGSDAIAGVVNVILKADTSGTSVTNAGIGYDGKKQTVQQSLNKGFEIGDGGIVQLALDARSQNDDNKASANGYTYEQAFDRAGKSTYGGYGTPKNNLLTLAYNAELPVTDELTLYSFSTFSRRKTEQGQNFRLPTITNTIRTGPNGYPAGYVPTWYIDEEDFQAAFGGKGQLGEWDWDLSTTFGRNEAEQGTWNNQNPSLGEATPNSFKSGTWIANELTTNLDFKRGFEVGLSKPLDLSLGLEHRREAYEVEEGDWASWANGGYCVAPGNCAASGAQVTNGISPDQTDKAARNSVASYVDVGFNPLPQWYVGSAFRYEHYNQGVGATRSGKLTTRYEFTPQLAVRATVSNGFRAPSLANSLFSARSTTYGVVDGVYQSINYGVLPVDSGAAQALGASSLKPERSTNYSLGLTFTPTDRLSLTADAYLINVRDRITLTNTLLGSEVTQVLLNNGIDSTSGGQYFINGANTRTKGIDLVGNYSQDAGSWGALKWTAAFNYNDTEILSYRNSTSILGTQYALMDRQARNFIDGVQPKTKLILSGDWQIERFNINLTLTRYGKYTEVNSAADRSLDRTYQAKWITDLDVGYDITQDLNLAVGAKNLFDVYPKKQGVPSSTMVSSWGAYSPFGFTGGYYYTRLTYAF; encoded by the coding sequence ATGGAGCAAGTGATTCAAGGCAACGGCAAACAGGGATGGCGCCGTTCAGTTGTGTTCAACCCGTTGTACCTGGCGGTCAGCAGTGTGCTGCTGGCTGGCAATGTACAGGCTCAAGAGGTGCCGGTACGCCAGACCGATGCGCTGTCTACCGTGGTGGTCACCGGTAACCGTGGCACTGAACAACGCACCGTGACCAGTAGCCCGGTGCCTATCGACGTGGTCAGTGCCAGGCAACTACAGGCCACCGGCAAACCGGGGTTGATGGAGGCCCTGAGTGCGACCATCCCGTCGCTGACCCTGCCGGAAAAGACCGGTTGGGACGGCGCGGGGATGTCCCGCGCACCGAACCTGCGCGGCCTGCCGGCTTCGCAAGTGCTGGTGCTGGTCAATGGCAAACGCCGCCATACCAGTGCGACCCTGAACATCAACGGCATCAACATCGGCGCCGCGCCGGCGGATCTGGACCTGATCCCGATCAGCGCCATTGATCATGTTGAAGTGCTGCGTGATGGCGCGGCCGCGCAGTACGGCTCCGACGCGATTGCCGGTGTGGTCAACGTGATCCTCAAGGCCGACACCAGCGGCACCTCGGTGACCAACGCCGGTATCGGCTATGACGGCAAGAAGCAGACCGTGCAGCAGAGCCTGAACAAGGGCTTTGAAATCGGTGATGGCGGGATCGTGCAACTGGCCCTCGACGCGCGCAGCCAGAACGACGACAACAAGGCCAGCGCCAACGGCTACACCTATGAGCAGGCCTTTGACCGCGCCGGCAAATCCACTTACGGGGGCTACGGCACGCCGAAGAACAATCTGCTGACCCTGGCCTATAACGCCGAGCTGCCGGTCACTGATGAGCTGACCCTGTATTCGTTCAGCACCTTCTCGCGGCGCAAGACCGAGCAGGGGCAAAACTTCCGCCTGCCGACCATTACCAACACCATTCGCACCGGCCCCAACGGTTACCCGGCCGGCTATGTGCCGACCTGGTACATCGACGAAGAGGATTTTCAGGCCGCGTTCGGTGGCAAGGGCCAGCTCGGCGAGTGGGATTGGGACCTGTCGACCACTTTTGGCCGCAACGAGGCTGAGCAGGGCACCTGGAACAACCAGAATCCGTCGCTGGGCGAAGCAACACCCAACTCGTTCAAGTCCGGGACCTGGATCGCCAACGAGCTGACCACCAACCTGGATTTCAAGCGCGGTTTCGAGGTAGGCCTGAGCAAGCCGCTGGACCTGTCGCTGGGCCTGGAGCATCGCCGCGAAGCTTATGAGGTCGAGGAGGGCGACTGGGCCTCGTGGGCCAACGGCGGTTATTGCGTCGCGCCGGGTAACTGCGCCGCGTCCGGCGCCCAGGTCACCAACGGTATTTCGCCGGACCAGACCGACAAGGCGGCGCGCAACAGTGTGGCCAGTTATGTCGATGTCGGCTTCAACCCGTTACCGCAATGGTATGTCGGCAGCGCGTTTCGCTATGAACACTACAACCAGGGCGTAGGCGCGACGCGCAGCGGCAAGCTGACCACCCGCTATGAATTCACCCCGCAACTGGCGGTGCGTGCCACGGTGAGTAATGGCTTCCGTGCGCCGTCGCTGGCCAACAGCCTATTCAGTGCGCGCTCGACCACTTATGGCGTAGTCGACGGCGTGTATCAGTCGATCAACTACGGCGTGCTGCCGGTGGATTCCGGCGCGGCGCAGGCGCTGGGCGCGTCATCGCTGAAGCCTGAGCGGTCGACCAACTACAGCCTGGGCCTGACCTTTACGCCCACTGACCGGCTGAGCCTGACCGCCGACGCCTACCTGATCAATGTGCGTGACCGCATCACCCTGACCAACACCCTGCTCGGCAGTGAAGTGACCCAGGTGCTGCTCAATAACGGCATCGACTCTACCTCCGGCGGCCAGTACTTCATCAACGGCGCCAACACCCGCACCAAGGGCATCGATCTGGTCGGTAATTACAGCCAGGACGCTGGCAGCTGGGGCGCGTTGAAGTGGACCGCCGCGTTCAACTACAACGACACCGAAATCCTCAGCTACCGCAACTCGACCAGCATCCTCGGCACCCAGTACGCGCTGATGGATCGCCAGGCGCGCAATTTCATTGATGGGGTACAGCCCAAGACCAAGCTGATCCTGAGCGGCGACTGGCAGATCGAGCGCTTCAACATCAATCTGACCCTGACCCGCTACGGCAAGTACACCGAGGTCAACTCAGCCGCCGACCGCTCGCTGGATCGCACCTACCAGGCCAAGTGGATCACCGATCTGGACGTCGGCTACGACATCACCCAGGACCTCAACCTGGCCGTCGGTGCCAAGAACCTGTTTGACGTCTACCCCAAGAAACAGGGGGTGCCCAGCAGCACCATGGTCAGCAGCTGGGGCGCCTACTCGCCGTTCGGCTTTACCGGTGGCTACTACTACACGCGCCTGACGTATGCCTTTTGA
- a CDS encoding 4-hydroxythreonine-4-phosphate dehydrogenase PdxA — translation MSNSTLPRLAMVLGDPAGIGPELIARLLSEPEVRGKAHVLLIADEAEMRRGMDIAGRSFPYRIIDSTEALQFTDDTPLLLPFRGHAEGEFVRSEASVIGGRYSLDTLEQALRLTAAGSTDAILFGPLNKTSLHMAGMGHSDELHWFAEYLGFEGPFCEFNVLDNLWTSRVTSHVALADVPGMLSQQRVLEAIGLIDTALKRNGLDKPRIGVCGLNPHNGDNGSFGREELDIIGPAVELAREQGIDAVGPYPGDTIFLKVQGDSQAFDAVVTMYHDQGQIAIKLMGFSRGVTVQGGLPIPITTPAHGTAFDIAGQGKANVGATRQAFEIACRMGARRQA, via the coding sequence ATGAGTAACTCGACTCTTCCCCGTCTGGCCATGGTGCTGGGTGATCCGGCCGGCATCGGTCCTGAACTGATCGCCCGGCTGCTCAGCGAGCCGGAGGTGCGGGGCAAGGCCCATGTTTTGCTGATCGCCGATGAAGCAGAAATGCGCCGCGGTATGGACATTGCGGGGCGGTCGTTTCCCTACCGCATCATCGACTCGACCGAGGCGCTGCAATTCACCGACGACACACCCTTGCTGTTGCCATTTCGCGGCCATGCCGAGGGCGAGTTTGTGCGCAGCGAAGCCAGTGTCATCGGCGGCCGCTACAGCCTCGATACCCTGGAGCAGGCACTGCGTCTGACGGCGGCCGGCAGCACCGACGCTATACTGTTCGGGCCGTTGAACAAAACCTCACTGCACATGGCTGGCATGGGGCACAGCGATGAGCTGCACTGGTTCGCCGAATACCTGGGGTTCGAGGGACCGTTCTGCGAATTCAACGTGCTCGATAACCTGTGGACCTCGCGGGTGACCTCCCACGTGGCGCTGGCCGATGTGCCTGGCATGCTCAGCCAGCAACGGGTGTTGGAGGCCATTGGCCTGATCGATACCGCGCTCAAGCGCAATGGTCTTGATAAACCACGCATCGGCGTCTGCGGGCTCAACCCGCATAACGGCGACAACGGCAGCTTCGGTCGGGAAGAGCTGGACATCATCGGCCCGGCAGTGGAACTGGCTCGCGAGCAGGGCATCGACGCCGTCGGCCCATATCCGGGCGACACCATCTTTCTCAAGGTGCAGGGCGATAGCCAGGCCTTCGATGCGGTGGTGACCATGTACCACGATCAGGGCCAGATCGCGATCAAGCTGATGGGCTTTTCCCGAGGGGTGACGGTGCAGGGCGGCTTGCCGATTCCTATCACTACCCCGGCCCACGGTACGGCGTTTGATATTGCCGGGCAGGGCAAGGCCAATGTCGGCGCAACCCGGCAGGCCTTCGAGATCGCTTGCCGTATGGGCGCTCGACGTCAGGCCTGA